Proteins found in one Acipenser ruthenus chromosome 18, fAciRut3.2 maternal haplotype, whole genome shotgun sequence genomic segment:
- the LOC131698660 gene encoding SERTA domain-containing protein 2-like — protein MLGRGVKRKLSDYDESMAAGPPGPFDSSPGLPYPQQRQLVLNMCLRKLQSCCLKVEPSLHRSVLLSNTLRQIQGEMLNEDCNTPPLAVQSDGNTYSVDTSPYIGGNPPATPAHIPDLPPLPLYSQAEEANLMTMPSDNGMSSTVSSHVRVAGFMKDMSPPPAFPSWAENEELDFFSSSSSSEDEGNDHPAGSRSLDSLFGSFEIPNSTSYLTDLAFDDIFEDIDTSMYDSSDFTSVLSFTAPRSSVSPSEDSLKPFSTCSSLSTNGIQICVTDLNDLDHIMEILVES, from the coding sequence ATGTTGGGCAGAGGAGTGAAACGCAAGCTAAGTGACTACGACGAGAGCATGGCTGCTGGTCCTCCAGGTCCCTTTGACTCCAGCCCGGGTCTCCCCTACCCCCAGCAGAGGCAGCTGGTGCTCAACATGTGCCTGCGCAAGCTGCAGAGCTGCTGCTTGAAGGTGGAGCCCAGCCTTCACCGCTCCGTCCTGCTCTCCAACACCCTGCGCCAAATCCAAGGTGAGATGCTCAATGAGGACTGCAACACACCCCCACTCGCAGTGCAGTCTGACGGGAACACCTACAGTGTTGACACCAGCCCCTACATTGGGGGCAACCCCCCTGCAACTCCTGCACACATCCCTGACCTGCCCCCATTGCCACTCTATAGTCAGGCAGAAGAAGCTAACCTGATGACAATGCCATCTGATAATGGGATGTCTTCAACCGTCTCCAGCCATGTAAGAGTGGCTGGCTTTATGAAGGACATGAGCCCACCACCTGCCTTCCCCAGCTGGGCTGAGAATGAGGAGCTGGACTTcttttcttcctcctcctcttctgagGACGAAGGTAACGATCATCCAGCAGGCTCCAGATCTCTAGATTCCCTGTTCGGTTCCTTTGAAATCCCAAATTCCACCAGCTACTTGACGGACCTGGCTTTCGATGATATCTTTGAGGACATTGACACATCCATGTATGATTCCTCAGACTTCACCTCTGTTCTATCTTTCACTGCCCCTCGCTCATCAGTTTCCCCCTCTGAAGACAGCCTCAAGCCATTCTCCACTTGCAGTTCCCTCTCCACTAATGGCATTCAGATCTGTGTTACAGACTTGAACGATCTGGACCACATCATGGAGATCCTTGTGGAATCCTGA